The Panicum virgatum strain AP13 chromosome 5K, P.virgatum_v5, whole genome shotgun sequence genome has a window encoding:
- the LOC120707086 gene encoding UDP-N-acetylglucosamine--N-acetylmuramyl-(pentapeptide) pyrophosphoryl-undecaprenol N-acetylglucosamine transferase-like has product MAYAASDVVISRAGAMTCTEILATGKPSILIPLPTILDHHQTRNAYIMADIMGAKVITEDELDSSSLTSAVDEIFGDEKLMADMSQKALTAARPNASADIIRHICSLIGSPYPT; this is encoded by the exons ATGGCATATGCTGCTTCTGATGTTGTAATTTCTCGGGCTGGTGCAATGACATGCACTGAGATATTGGCCACTGGGAAACCATCAATTCTG ATACCCCTGCCAACAATTCTGGATCACCACCAAACGAGAAATGCATATATCATGGCTGATATCATGGGGGCAAAGGTCATCACCGAAGATGAACTTGATTCTAGCAGTCTCACATCTGCAGTTGATGAAATCTTTG GTGATGAGAAATTGATGGCAGACATGTCTCAGAAGGCACTAACTGCAGCCCGACCAAATGCTTCTGCTGATATAATTCGCCATATCTGTTCCCTGATTGGTTCACCCTACCCAACATGA
- the LOC120707087 gene encoding stress-response A/B barrel domain-containing protein HS1-like produces the protein MAAGGGVVKHILLVRFKEEVTPERLDQLIRGYAALVDAVPSMKAFHWGTDVSIENMHQGFTHVFESTFESTEGVKEYIEHLAHVEFANVFLPLLEKVVIIDYKPTSVN, from the exons atggcggccggcggcggcgtggtgaaaCACATCCTGCTGGTGCGCTTCAAGGAGGAGGTGACACCGGAGCGCCTGGACCAGCTCATCCGGGGCTACGCGGCGCTCGTCGACGCCGTCCCCTCCATGAAGGCCTTCCACTG GGGGACTGATGTGAGCATCGAAAACATGCATCAAGGGTTCACCCATGTGTTTGAGTCCACATTTGAAAGCACAGAAGGAGTGAAGGAGTACATCGAGCACCTAGCGCATGTTGAATTCGCAAATGTATTCTTGCCTCTATTAGAAAAGGTCGTCATAATCGACTACAAACCGACTTCTGTCAATTGA
- the LOC120707089 gene encoding uncharacterized protein LOC120707089 isoform X2, translating to MHRIVFFPGFLYMCICTILNTFNVQMFKEMREIQSSSGSCDDRQKVKSSLLFPADTSELFLLSPGSPHHEGIYVLEGSWASYYCGCILCMTNDDQGTWWLAF from the exons ATGCATCGTATTGTTTTTTTTCCAGGTTTTCTGTATATGTGCATCTGCACCATTCTGAATACCTTTAATGTGCAGATGTTTAAAGAAATGAGAGAAATACAGAGCAGCAGTGGTAGCTGTGATGACAGGCAGAAAG TTAAGTCATCGTTGTTATTCCCTGCTGATACCTCAGAGTTGTTTCTGTTGTCACCTGGATCGCCTCACCATGAAGGTATATAT GTTCTAGAGGGCTCTTGGGCTTCCTACTATTGCGGATGCATACTATGCATGACAAATGATGATCAAG GTACCTGGTGGTTGGCATTTTGA
- the LOC120707089 gene encoding uncharacterized protein LOC120707089 isoform X1, with protein sequence MHRIVFFPGFLYMCICTILNTFNVQMFKEMREIQSSSGSCDDRQKVKSSLLFPADTSELFLLSPGSPHHEGIYVLEGSWASYYCGCILCMTNDDQGLFICQWVPGGWHFDGQKCWIGNNTFADMLIILARYAYTNQLNG encoded by the exons ATGCATCGTATTGTTTTTTTTCCAGGTTTTCTGTATATGTGCATCTGCACCATTCTGAATACCTTTAATGTGCAGATGTTTAAAGAAATGAGAGAAATACAGAGCAGCAGTGGTAGCTGTGATGACAGGCAGAAAG TTAAGTCATCGTTGTTATTCCCTGCTGATACCTCAGAGTTGTTTCTGTTGTCACCTGGATCGCCTCACCATGAAGGTATATAT GTTCTAGAGGGCTCTTGGGCTTCCTACTATTGCGGATGCATACTATGCATGACAAATGATGATCAAGGTTTGTTCATATGCCAATGG GTACCTGGTGGTTGGCATTTTGATGGCCAAAAGTGTTGGATAGGTAACAACACTTTTGCAGATATGCTCATCATTTTAGCTAGATATGCATATACAAACCAATTAAATGGGTAA
- the LOC120709844 gene encoding uncharacterized protein LOC120709844, protein MSKGMQLILNKYDFKVEPEMVDENLITIATALYESDYCMNKFAEYLHLGGEYLKEVSGIDCQNWDPQKLATALKLLCYPNDKIETGTSNEMLSEDTARILVEQAHMYESKLHKGTYLNIYKEIQFARAVRTEALVYLKAKGACAVTVEKYPTGAKVAKAAAKK, encoded by the exons ATGAGTAAAGGAATGCAATTGATCCTGAATAAGTATGACTTCAAAGTGGAGCCAGAGATG GTCGATGAAAATCTTATCACTATAGCAACTGCTTTGTACGAGTCTGACTACTGCATGAATAAGTTTGCTGAGTATTTGCACCTTGGTGGTGAATATCTTAAGGAGGTATCTGGTATTGATTGTCAGAATTGGGATCCACAAAAACTTGCTACTGCCCTTAAATTACTATGTTACCCTAATGACAAGATCGAAACTGGCACTTCTAATGAG ATGTTGTCGGAAGATACGGCACGTATATTGGTGGAGCAAGCACACATGTATGAAAGTAAGCTCCATAAGGGGACATACTTGAATATCTACAAGGAGATCCAGTTTGCCCGTGCTGTTAGGACTGAGGCGCTGGTGTACTTGAAGGCCAAAGGTGCATGTGCGGTA ACTGTTGAGAAGTACCCGACTGGTGCCAAGGTGGCTAAGGCTGCTGCGAAGAAGTGA